One genomic window of Salmo salar chromosome ssa12, Ssal_v3.1, whole genome shotgun sequence includes the following:
- the LOC106566127 gene encoding inhibin beta B chain, which yields MHRARDSTNMLFSSSSTLPMYLLMTSLLVMGLEAAATAGTTTGCASCGMPLMEKDAEQRLLVEIAKQQILNKLHLKERPNITSTVPRAALLTALRKMHAGRVRSDGTIELEIKIKETKDPGYEIVSFAEMDEMNTTTSAQQGLTFQFLQERDHSIQVLQSALWLYVHSSDTPNRGHRPTTTAHIYLSSPGESRSNHTLLLEKILDVQKSNWHTFPITHTLQAFMDGGKRRLQLEVTCKEAGFEPGQGQNLCELGKTMDMAHQPFVVAQVRLRDNLKHILQRRSLRCGDNVSVCCKKDFYVKFKDIQWQDWIIAPEGYHMNHCMGQCPQALAGSPGIASSFHATVFSQLKANGINSAVSSCCVPIQRRPLSMVYFNSQHSIVKTDVPDMIVESCGCT from the exons ATGCATAGAGCTCGAGACTCCACCAACATGCTATTCTCTTCATCTTCAACATTGCCAATGTATTTATTGATGACGTCTCTGCTGGTGATGGGCCTGGAGGCTGCAGCCACCGCAGGGACAACGACGGGCTGCGCGTCCTGCGGCATGCCGCTAATGGAGAAGGATGCGGAGCAAAGGCTCCTGGTTGAAATCGCCAAGCAGCAGATCTTGAACAAGCTGCACCTGAAAGAGAGACCAAATATCACATCGACGGTGCCCCGCGCTGCACTTCTCACCGCGCTCCGCAAAATGCACGCGGGACGTGTCAGATCGGACGGCACCATTGAACTTGAAATCAAAATCAAGGAAACCAAAGATCCGGGATATGAAATAGTGAGCTTCGCAGAAATGG ATGAGATGAACACTACTACTAGCGCCCAGCAAGGACTCACCTTCCAGTTCCTGCAGGAGAGAGACCACAGCATCCAGGTGCTTCAGTCTGCCCTGTGGCTGTATGTCCACTCCTCCGACACCCCTAACCGGGGTCACCGCCCAACCACCACAGCCCACATCTACCTGTCTAGCCCTGGGGAGAGCAGATCCAACCACACCCTCCTCTTGGAGAAGATCTTGGATGTGCAGAAGAGCAACTGGCATACCTTCCCCATCACCCACACCCTACAGGCCTTCATGGACGGGGGCAAGCGGCGGCTACAACTTGAGGTCACCTGCAAGGAGGCCGGGTTTGAGCCGGGCCAAGGCCAGAACCTGTGTGAGCTGGGTAAGACCATGGACATGGCTCATCAGCCATTTGTGGTGGCCCAGGTGCGGCTCCGTGACAACTTAAAGCATATCCTCCAGAGAAGGTCCCTGCGCTGCGGGGACAACGTCAGCGTTTGCTGCAAGAAGGACTTCTATGTCAAGTTCAAGGATATCCAGTGGCAGGACTGGATCATAGCACCTGAGGGGTACCATATGAATCATTGTATGGGTCAGTGTCCCCAGGCTCTGGCCGGGTCTCCGGGCATTGCGTCTTCTTTCCACGCCACAGTGTTCAGTCAGCTCAAAGCCAACGGCATCAATTCAGCGGTGTCTTCTTGCTGCGTGCCCATCCAGCGTAGGCCTCTGTCTATGGTCTACTTCAACTCACAGCACAGCATCGTCAAGACCGACGTCCCTGATATGATCGTAGAGTCCTGCGGCTGCACGTAA